The following proteins are encoded in a genomic region of Paenibacillus sp. FSL R7-0273:
- the yidC gene encoding membrane protein insertase YidC — protein sequence MKKIRLLQKWAKPLLVLLTGLIPVLVLSGCSAASPTDPIHADSAGIFDHFLIYPFSLMIKFFADAFHGNYGLSIVLMTLIIRLAIMPLMMNQTKKQTNMKEKMAVLQPELTALNEKYKNDSSADAKKQQQAEMLQLYQKHQFNPLGMGCLPMLLQWPITLAFYYAIRRTPEIAAHDFLWFNLGTADMILPLIAAAVYYIQFRVAQSASAQPQQNQNSQMAFLGLLSPVMMGVFSYQMPAALPLYWAVGGIFIIVQTIILNKMYTKPNVAKQNLS from the coding sequence ATGAAAAAGATTCGTTTGCTCCAAAAATGGGCCAAGCCCCTTCTCGTCCTGCTGACCGGGCTGATTCCGGTCCTTGTGCTCAGCGGGTGTTCAGCAGCATCCCCAACAGATCCGATTCATGCTGATTCGGCAGGAATATTTGATCACTTTTTGATTTATCCCTTTTCGCTCATGATCAAATTCTTCGCGGATGCCTTTCACGGAAACTACGGACTATCGATCGTGCTGATGACCCTGATCATCAGGCTTGCGATTATGCCGCTCATGATGAACCAAACTAAAAAACAGACGAACATGAAAGAAAAGATGGCCGTGCTGCAGCCGGAATTAACTGCACTCAATGAAAAGTATAAGAACGATAGCAGTGCGGATGCAAAAAAACAACAGCAAGCCGAGATGCTGCAGCTGTACCAGAAGCATCAATTTAATCCCCTGGGCATGGGATGTTTACCGATGCTGCTCCAATGGCCGATCACGCTCGCATTCTATTACGCCATCCGCCGTACCCCGGAGATTGCAGCCCACGATTTTTTGTGGTTCAACCTGGGGACAGCCGATATGATTCTGCCGCTGATTGCCGCTGCTGTGTATTACATTCAGTTCCGGGTTGCTCAATCCGCTTCAGCGCAGCCTCAGCAAAATCAAAATAGCCAAATGGCGTTCCTCGGATTGCTGTCACCGGTCATGATGGGTGTATTTTCTTATCAGATGCCCGCCGCTTTACCATTGTATTGGGCAGTTGGCGGCATATTCATTATCGTGCAGACGATTATACTTAATAAAATGTATACTAAGCCTAATGTAGCGAAACAGAATCTAAGTTAA
- a CDS encoding RNA polymerase sigma factor — translation MISDRQLVDSYRSGQQAALAQLIDRYRDDLFRFCCHLSLDRQEAEDLFQEVWVRVLRKLEKYDPERPFKAWLFQVAVNIHKDRYRKWKKLRERLTLAWMDDNSRMKEPRDASPLTEDFLVKKEEVLYLEQCLRTLPKRYLAPLILFYYEEFSYESIGEVLDVPLGTVKSRLNQGKKLLKAAMGERVYE, via the coding sequence ATGATTAGCGACAGACAGCTTGTAGATAGCTATAGATCTGGACAGCAGGCGGCGCTCGCACAATTAATTGACCGGTACAGGGATGATTTATTCCGGTTTTGCTGTCACCTTTCTCTGGACCGGCAGGAGGCAGAGGATTTATTTCAGGAGGTATGGGTACGTGTGCTCCGCAAGCTGGAGAAGTACGATCCGGAGCGGCCGTTCAAAGCCTGGCTGTTTCAGGTGGCCGTCAATATCCATAAGGACCGGTACCGGAAATGGAAAAAGCTGCGTGAACGCCTGACGCTGGCCTGGATGGACGACAACAGCAGAATGAAGGAACCCAGAGATGCCTCACCGTTAACAGAAGATTTTCTCGTAAAAAAAGAAGAGGTTCTGTACCTTGAGCAATGCCTGCGTACGCTACCCAAGCGTTATCTTGCCCCGTTAATTTTGTTTTATTATGAAGAATTCAGCTATGAAAGTATCGGAGAGGTGCTTGATGTGCCGCTGGGGACCGTGAAGTCCAGACTGAATCAAGGGAAAAAACTGCTGAAAGCAGCAATGGGGGAGCGAGTGTATGAATGA
- a CDS encoding PLDc N-terminal domain-containing protein has translation MKKRAGLERFIFWAFTTIVVLGFGAVFIVMAPSIQEVFEDDYGWLTVIAGLMLLYIALNVLIAVFIYKDASRRKMNPWLWMLAVIYIPNFIGLLLYLFARRQQHTPAAADPGNNPVQCPHCGNLIHP, from the coding sequence ATGAAGAAACGGGCAGGGCTTGAAAGGTTTATTTTTTGGGCGTTTACAACGATTGTCGTATTGGGATTTGGGGCAGTTTTCATTGTAATGGCTCCTTCAATACAAGAGGTATTTGAGGATGACTATGGCTGGCTCACGGTGATTGCAGGGCTTATGCTGCTGTATATAGCCTTGAATGTGCTTATTGCAGTGTTCATCTATAAAGATGCTTCCAGGAGAAAAATGAATCCATGGCTGTGGATGCTGGCCGTCATTTATATTCCCAACTTTATTGGACTTCTTCTATATTTATTTGCCCGCAGACAGCAGCATACTCCTGCGGCGGCTGATCCGGGCAATAACCCCGTGCAGTGCCCTCACTGCGGCAACTTAATCCACCCATAA